In Xiphophorus couchianus chromosome 24, X_couchianus-1.0, whole genome shotgun sequence, a single genomic region encodes these proteins:
- the LOC114141125 gene encoding E3 ubiquitin-protein ligase Midline-1-like codes for MDTLESELTCPICLELFEDPLLLPCAHSLCFGCAHRILVSHCATNESVQSIGAFQCPTCRYVISLSPERGLEGLKRNVTLQNIIDRVQRASSSAGLPLPLAGPHSGPNSPIEEGSNRLALVPVSAAMSSPETPPEPVQCQFCEQDPPQDAVKTCVTCEVSYCEECLRATHPNKKPFTGHRLIEPMPDSHLRGLQCLEHEEEKVNMYCVTDDQLICSLCKLVGRHRDHQVAALSDRYEKLKQALDSNLSNLIKRNNELESLMGKLIQTCQHVEVNASRQEGKLLEECDVLIDIIQQRRQIIGSKIKEGKAQRLRKLAQQISNCKQCIERSSALITQADQTLKETDHARFLQTAKSINERVSMATASTQVLIPEIHLTDTFDTFALDFTREKKLLENLDYLTAPSAPCIREELCTASYDTISVHWTSDDEFTVVSYELQYAIFTGQSNIASLCNSLESWMIVPNIKQNHYTVHGLQSGTKYIFVVKAINQAGSRSSEPGTLKTNSQPFKLDPKSAHKKLKVSHDNLTVERDETTSKKGHSQDRFTSQSSYGVVGNVYIDSGRHYWEALIGGSTWYAIGIAYKSAPKHEWIGKNSASWVLCRCNNSWVVRHNSKELAIEPSPQLRRVGVLLDYDAGYVAFYDAVGSQHLHTFHVSFIQPVCPVFNVWNKCLTILTGLPIPDHLEGLEPGN; via the exons ATGGACACTCTGGAGTCAGAGCTGACCTGTCCAATCTGCCTGGAGCTCTTTGAAGACCCGCTGCTGCTCCCTTGTGCCCACAGCCTGTGCTTCGGCTGTGCCCACCGCATCCTCGTCTCCCACTGCGCCACCAACGAGTCCGTCCAGAGCATTGGCGCTTTTCAGTGCCCCACTTGTAGGTATGTCATTTCCCTGAGTCCGGAGCGTGGATTAGAAGGACTCAAGAGAAACGTGACCTTGCAGAACATTATCGATAGAGTTCAACGGGCCTCATCCTCGGCTGGCCTCCCTCTGCCGTTGGCCGGTCCCCACAGTGGGCCCAACTCTCCCATTGAGGAAGGGAGCAACCGGCTGGCTCTGGTTCCCGTCAGTGCCGCCATGTCCAGCCCAGAAACTCCGCCGGAACCAGTCCAATGCCAGTTCTGCGAGCAGGACCCACCCCAGGATGCCGTTAAGACGTGCGTGACATGCGAAGTGTCGTACTGCGAGGAGTGCCTCAGGGCAACTCACCCGAACAAGAAACCATTCACAGGTCACCGGCTCATTGAGCCAATGCCTGATTCTCACCTCAGAGGGCTCCAGTGCCTGGAGCatgaggaggagaaggtgaacATGTACTGCGTCACTGACGACCAGCTGATCTGCTCACTGTGCAAACTGGTTGGGAGGCACAGGGATCATCAAGTGGCAGCCCTAAGCGACCGCTACGAAAAATTAAAG CAAGCTCTTGACTCCAACCTGAGCAACTTGATCAAGAGGAACAATGAGCTAGAGTCGCTTATGGGGAAGCTGATCCAGACTTGTCAACATGTCGAG GTAAATGCATCACGCCAGGAGGGCAAGCTCCTGGAGGAGTGCGACGTCCTGATTGACATCATCCAGCAGAGGAGGCAGATCATTGGCAGCAAGATTAAAGAGGGGAAG GCTCAAAGGCTTCGGAAGCTGGCCCAGCAGATTTCCAACTGCAAGCAGTGCATCGAGAGATCCTCGGCCCTCATCACACAGGCCGATCAGACACTGAAGGAAACGGATCACGCTCGCTTCCTGCAGACGGCCAAGAGCATCAATGAAAG ggtttccatggcaacagcatCAACCCAGGTGCTGATTCCAGAGATCCACCTAACAGACACGTTTGACACGTTTGCTCTGGATTTCACCAGAGAGAAGAAGTTGCTGGAGAATCTGGATTACCTCACAG CTCCAAGCGCTCCATGCATAAGGGAAGAGTTGTGCACAGCTTCCTATGACACAATCAGTGTCCACTGGACATCTGATGATGAATTCACAGTTGTGTCCTATGAGCTGCAGTACGCCATCTTCACCGGACAGTCCAACATCGCCA GTCTATGTAACTCATTAGAAAGTTGGATGATTGTTCCAAACATCAAGCAAAACCACTACACAGTGCATGGTTTGCAGAGCGGCACCAAGTACATTTTCGTTGTCAAGGCCATTAATCAAGCAGGAAGCAGAAGCAGTGAGCCGGGGACTCTAAAAACCAACA GCCAGCCATTCAAACTGGATCCGAAATCTGCTCACAAGAAGCTCAAGGTTTCCCATGATAACCTCACAGTGGAGCGGGATGAAACCACGTCCAAGAAAGGCCACAGTCAGGATCGGTTCACCAGCCAGAGCAGCTACGGCGTGGTGGGAAATGTCTACATCGACAGCGGGCGTCACTATTGGGAGGCTCTGATTGGAGGGAGTACATG GTACGCTATAGGCATTGCCTACAAGTCTGCCCCCAAGCACGAGTGGATTGGCAAGAACTCGGCTTCTTGGGTGCTCTGCCGCTGCAACAACTCCTGGGTGGTTCGTCACAACAGCAAGGAGCTGGCCATCGAACCCTCACCCCAACTGCGGCGGGTCGGGGTCTTGCTGGATTACGATGCCGGATATGTGGCTTTTTATGATGCCGTCGGTTCCCAACACTTACACACCTTTCACGTCTCCTTCATCCAGCCTGTGTGTCCCGTGTTTAATGTATGGAATAAGTGTCTGACGATACTCACTGGTCTCCCTATACCCGACCATCTAGAGGGACTAGAACCTGGTAACTAA